AGGggccaaagaagaaaaattcGACAAATGCAATTATTTTCCGGGCCCTTCGTGGACATAGCTCTATCCTGCACCACTGCCCTGTGGGCACTTGGTAGGAATCTGAGGAAATTTTAAGCGGCTCGATTTACTTTcgtgttatttttaataacaatgaCCATAGTAATGCCTTTTCCCCCTTAAAATGTACAGgctaattcaaataaaattagaaatgccaATGGAATATACTCAtctgggaaattacattttaacGTCATAGCCAAGGAAAAATTGGAGCTGTATTTTGAAGTCAAAAGTACTTATTTTATGTTTACCATTACGTTTTCCGGGCATAGTATGAGAACAACCACAAAATTCAGGGCTCAGTCTCTGGCAGCCTCCTTCTGGGAGTGGGGTAGGGGGTGCGATCAATAGTGAAATAATTGGAATCGAGGGCTTCTTCGAGACTTATTCTGGAAACATCTGAAAGCAAGATTGGATTGGAGGCCAAAAGAAGGGTCTAACAGAGACGGCGTGAGGCATCCAGACCAGTGCGATCGCGATCGATCGCGACCCAGAGTTTTCAAGATCCGTCCTAAGTACTAGGTGAGCAGCGATAACCCGGAGGTAAGATCACCAGCGCAAAGCATCCCtaaccttctcctcctcctgctgacACCCTCCCCTCAACTCTCTGCTTATGCCGGAAGCCATCCTTACACAACCTGGTGCAAACAACCTTGGCGCGCGACGCAGCCAAAGAACACGAGATGCCATTTCTCAGCCCAATTGGAAAGAGGCCGGGAGCACCAGTTCCCTGACCCCCTCAGCCCCACCGCCTGCCGCCCCCTGGTACTGACcagctccttcttcctcttctcctctttcACGTCGGTCTTCTTGATCTCTGCCTTGAAGGCCTCCGCCTCGCCATTCTGGTCGTCCTTGGCCAGCAGGTCCATGAGGTAGGCGATGTAGCTGGTGGCCAGGCGCAGGGTCTTGATTTTGGAGAGTTTGGTGTCGGCGGGTACGTTGGGGATGCACTCGCGCAGTTCGGCGAAGGCGCTGTTGATGCTCTGAGTCCTGCGCCGCTCCTTGCGGTTGGCGGTGCCTCGGCGCTTCACCGGGCGCGGCCCCCCCAGGCCCGGGGGCCCGGCGCCCGGCGGCACCCCCCCGTAATGGGAGTGGTCCAGGCCGGCGGCGCCGCTGGCATACTCGGGGCTGTAGGACAGGGCCATGCTGTAGTCGGGGGGCGACATCTCGGGGTGGCCGATGAGCCAGCCATGGAAGTAGGGGTTCTCCTCATGGCTGCAGcggctggcggcggcggcggcagctgcggcggcggcggcggcaaacGGGTAGCCCTCGTGGTGCACCACCGGGTGGTGGGGAAAACCACCTACCAGACTCATTTCGCCCTCCGCGCCCCTCCACGCGCCCCAGCGTGCGCGCAGCCCCGCCGCGCCCTCGGCCCGGGCCCCTGCCTCAGCGCTCGgcgtcctcccccaccccccaccccccagcccccgGGCGCCCGGGCCCGCCCGGCAGCCGCAGAGGGGGCTGCTGCAGCCCGGGTCCCGTCCCCGCGCCTGGCCAGCCGGGCCCGCCTCAGCAGCGCTGCGGCCACCGGCTCCCCATGGGGCGCGGCGAGCTGGTCCTGGCACCGTGCGCCcctggccgccgccgccgccgccggttCCCGCCTTGCTCCACGGCCCCCGCTTCGGCTCCTGCTTCCCGGGCTGCTGCGCGGAGGCAGAATCCTCTCGTGCTCATACAAAGGTGCCGGGGCTCCCGCGAGGCTGGTGCGCGGAGTCTCGGGAATCCAAGCCCGGGCCGCGGTCCTGGCACCGAAGCTAACCCGGAATCCAGGGGCAAGTCTGAGCCGCGGCTGGAGGAGCCGGTCCAGCTGTGCCGGGGGGCGGCGGGGTCGACTGCTCACTTCAAAGCTACCTCCGTGCGACCCTCCCCTTCCCGCCTCTTCTCCTCCCCCCACCAGCCCGATCTGGGTTCTTGGGCGCTTAttgttttaatgaaatttttggttgttgttgttttggtcctTAAATGTGATTTTAGCTGCGAGTAACGTGTCCTCGCTCCTCTCGGGCTCTCTCGGAGGGTTTTCAGAGAGGTCTCAGTGCATCCATTTTCTCAGATCCTCTCCTTTCGGGGCAAGGATCTGGGGCCCTGAATGAGCCTTGGAGCTCGAAGACCGCGGCTCGGGCTCTCGGAGGGCTCTGCGCGGTGGCCGAGGAAGCTCCGGGGTGACGGCGGTGGTTCTCCTGGGCTGGACGACGTGAGGGGAGCAAGCGGATTTTCCCAGCAAGATCTCCATGTACAGCTACATCTTTAGGGCCGCTCGGGTTAATATATGTCGTCAGAGGCTCCTCACGCCAATCCCGGGCGGCAGGGGCGGCGCCTCGAGCTCTCGGCAATAAAACTTTTTGATGTTCACGTTGCTAATTGCCGAGGTCCTCTTCCAGGATTGGCTACCTCCTCATAACCATAAGATAATTAAAACTtggcggcggggggggggggggggggggggggggagggttaaaaaaacttttttttatcagTCAGAGGATAATGCAAGTGTTTAACAGATGCttcactattaaaatattttccccccAAGTCTCAAATATTGAAGAATCTCTAACCAGGTACAGTATCACTCTGCTCTCTTTTCtggttgaaaagaaagaaagaaagaaaacgcaGGTATTGCTTTTCGAAGTGCTTTGTAGGTAATCGAGGTAAGAAAATATACGCAGGCAGCCTCTTACAATTTTATGCAGGGGCGCCGGGAGCCTCGTGACGGGCGGTGGGGGCCCCCACAAAGGCGCGGCTGGGAGCTGGCGCTCTTTACCCCAGCAGGGACAAGGAGCGGCTGGAGAAGGGTGTTTCTTTGACCCGTTTACAGGCTCAAAACGCCGGTCTCAGTGGCTATTGAGTTACCCACCAGGTTACCCCGGTTAGAGCTGTTTGGGGTGGCTCACGTTATTGCGGCAAACTTTGGAGATGACGGCTGAGTCCTCCGGGCGAACATGTCAAGCCGATTGTAAATGCTGTTATTTCCACATCCTTCAGGGACACCAGTCCCATCGAAGACCTTGGGCGATTTTGAAGTGCGGGCACCTCGATTCCCCGAATCTGTAGTGTGGCTGGTATCGGTGTTCCCCTGGTTTAACTAGCCTGTTTGGTAAGTAACTGAATATTTTTTACGGCGTGTTCAGAgcttattttccagtttttatgaacaaacatataaatatatctctGCATTCCTGCCTCCCTCATAAAAGCGGGCATCTGTGGAAAGCAGGTTTAGTTATCGGAGGGGAACCATTAAACGCTAGTTTAAGAGGCAGACCGGGAGGACGGCTCGTGGATGTTTAGACTGCCGGCCTTGGTGATCTTGAACGCATTATAACGGAAAATGGATCTCCACTTGTAAGTCACCGGGCCGCGGGGCACCCGGGCCGCAGCGCCCGTGTGGCATGAGCTTCTTGAGAAGGCTCACGTGCGGCAAGGGCGGGTGGTAAATGGCAGGAGCTGAAATCACCCCAGGCTTGGCCCCAAGCCGAGAGGGGAGGCTGATGTGTATATGCAGATTCCACCCGAAGGAGTTCGGTGTGGAAAACGGTGTCAACAGGAGCCCGCGGGCTGTAAATTAGAGGGAGGCGAGGGCCTGCGGCGCCAGCGCGGGACAGGGCGGCCTGGGGCTCCCCGCTGGTCAGGCCAGGTTAGCCCAAGGGAGACCAAAGACTCCACCTTGAGCATCGCCCTTTGGAGGCGGGCAGAGTCCGGCTGCAGGCCACAAAGCGATCCCCACCCGAAGGACTCCACAAGGACAGTCCTTTCCTTGCTCACCGCCGACAAAGTGGTTGGGGCAGGAAGGCGAGGTCAGTGCGAATGGAGGGCGCCCAACTTCGGTGTTGCAGTTGACTCTGTGATCGGGCTCTGCCCTCCACTAGCCCTAGAGTCTTGGGCAGCAGGATTGAGAAATATGTATATTTCAGGTTTGCCGCGGCTGGGCGGTAGGAGACAGGGACTTGAAAGCCCAGGATAAGAGTCGGCGCAGGGCCCATTCTTTTTCTAGGAAAGGGGTTAACATCCTTGAACGTCCGCAGACAAGCGTCTTAAAGCATTGAACCTAGAATAGGGATTAACTGAAACTAGGCTCGTTGGTAAGCGCCAGGGGCTTGCAGTTGAGCTCGGAACAAAATAGTGACCTACCGCTCTAAACCCCCAACTTGCGTGGGTCTGCAATTTTGAGCACAAGGAGAGCCTTTTAAAGACCTGGTTCTTCAAGGAAAGAATACAGGTAGTGTGGTTGGGGGTTCTGTTTACATTTTCACCCGGAGGCAAACCCCGAATGTGTAAATACTGGTAGTTCAGTTCTCTGACATTTGatacatttttgaaaagtctGTTTATAAAAACACATTTAGGCCTTGGGAGCAGGTAGACAAAGTAAGATTGCACTGGGGCTGGGAACATATAAAAATTCAGGGAAATTAGTTGGTTGGCTGCTTTAAGACCCAAAGGGAGTTTTGGGAAttgaagggaggaagaagagtcCAGAGGAGGGCTGAGTTGGGGATTGAGATGCTCTGTCCACCAGAGACCAGCGGTGAGTGGCCTCACTTTTGAAAGCTTCAGAACTTGCCACATTTAGCTTTTCTCATGCTtttaattgaaacaaacaaacaaacaaaaatgaatgaattacctCGTGGCTCCAGATAGCATTGCAAGTGGTAAAGGAAATGGACAGCATggtacagaaaaaagaaatcataaaagatGCTAATCTGAACATCAGTTCTCACTCACAGTGTCATTATCAGTTAACTGCTGTGGTCCAAGGGCCTAAGACTTGATGTGGCTCAGAAACCCAAATCCAGAGGTCACTGCCTTAGAAAGGTGGCTTGATGAGAGGGGACAAATGGGTGAACCCTAGTGGTGTCCCCAACTGTAGTAACTGACACAGGGAGGCCAGGCTGGCCCTGACTGGTTGAGCTCTACCCTAAATGCACAAACACATCCACTTTTCTCTTGCAGTGTCCTTTGGCCTGTTCTGTTCCAGGTTTTCCAGGATACTGGGTTAGCCTGCTCCTTTGGGAAGTTGTGAAGCAAGGATGCCATTTCAAGTTTGCCCCCAATTTAGGTGTCCTGGGCATCCTGGTGGTAGTGATGGAGGTGTTGGCGGTGGTGGCAATGAAGGAGAGGGTGGTGTTGGTGATGAGAGGGAAAGtgggagaagaaagggagaaaggcacAGTCCCTGACATCGATGTCAGCATGGGGACCTCACTCCTGGGCTGCACTAGTGTAGCTGCTGATGCACATGGTGTAAGTACTCAAAGGCCCAGGGAACTGGCTTGCTGGGGGCTCCTCTGGGTGCCTGTGGAGGAATCCTAGCTAGGAGTGCTTCTCTGCCTCTCCTCAGAGGCTGAGGGCTGAGACAAAACCGGCCTTACTCGTGTCCAGAAACTGCTTCACAAGGAGGCAGCCCAGGTTTGGGTGTTTGGGATTCTGTACCTTCGTTGTAGCTGATGGTGTACCTACTGTACTGCACATGTCATCTGCCTTCAGCCAGATAGACGGAATCCGGTTCAAGCATTTATTTTGCTCCTCATGTCTCTTGTCTCTTTGCCGTCACTGCTACTGCTTTCCCtggaaaaagactgaaagagcagcAGAGAGGCTGAATATGGCCATGCAAACATTTTGGTCTTGCGAGATATTATTATACTTGAAAAAATCAATCTGgtttaaactaattttaaaaaaatctttagttAGGTTTTAGGGAAAATACAGATTGTCTCAGGGTGTTTATTATTTCAAAGGCAAGGGCAGTTTATATCCTCTGTTTAAACTGGACCCAAAAAGAATCAGGCCAGAGGGTCATAAATGCACGTTTTATGTTCATGGGAATTATGGCTGAATTCTCATCATCGTCTTTCAAATCTCGTTTCACCTTGTTTTTCTAACCAACATAGTGGAAGTGACTCTGACCATTCCCTTAAGAATCTTTAATGCTCTTACATGAGATAAGCCTCAGAACAAGCTAAGAACCCTCGAAAGAACATCAAGCCTGGAAGGTGACAGAAGGAGCAATGTGTTCTTGAAGATGTCACCTCAGCCCACCTGCTTCAAGGACAGTGCTTCTTGCGACACTCTGATAGCTCTGCATTCTTTTCTGTACCAGGGTAGGGTGGAGTCATTTTACATGTTATCCACTCAGTCCCAGGATGTTTAGGATGCTCAGAACAAGGCATATTGTCTGAGTGGTGGCAAGGGTCTCCCTCTAACTGGGGTTGTGTAGTCCTTCCTGTTTGTGTAGTTCTTCTTGTATAGTCTTTTCTTGTTGGCCTTTGAGAAGTAGTTGTCTACAGACATACCAAGTGAAAGTGGCTCCAGAAGTGTCGTGCTGCTCAAAGTACACATCTGCAAAGCAGAATCAAATTTTGTTGGATTTGAGTGTCTATttcaaaaaaggaagaataagaaaAGCTGCCCTTGTGTCTTGtgaggtcttttttttcttcttcttcttcttttaagcaagttttttcttcttttaagcaAGTTTTTGGTTAAGGGGGTGGCACATTTAGGGATTGgatcctcttcctttctcttccctacATGGAGAGATGGAGGGGGGAGGGGCTAGTTCAGCTGAATGATGACCGTGGAGGGGCTGATTGCTTATGAATCCTTCGGTCCAGCTCTAATTAGAAAACAGTTAAATTGGTGGAGAAAATCAGGGCTTGCTTAGTGCCTGCacattccctcctcctctttctcctctccctctttcccttctttcttccctccaccctcctccctccctctctctcttcttctctccagTTCTCCCTTGTAATTTGCCGTCTAGCAGCATTTGGGATtacaaggttttttttcttttcttttctttttttccctatcaCTGAATCTGCAACTGGCATGGAAGAATGAGATACTGATTCATGCTGAAGTCTTTTAAGAAAAATCTTAATATCCACAGTCAGtagaattttcctttctttctaagtAATCAATGACTAGATCCTCATGTTAACTGGTAGATATGTTGCTGCACTGGAGGGTTTTCATTGATAAGGAAGAACTAAATATTTTTCCAGGTGTCTAAGTGTGTCTGTAAATCTAAAATCCTCATTCAGACTAAAGGGACCATAAGATAACCCCGTGAAGGCCTCAAAGAAGCAGCATGATGTAGATACGTGGGACGTATTATTAACTTTATTATACTAGTCCTAAGAGGTACAGTAAATCTGATCTTTGTTAATCTTTGCTACTTTGTAGTAAAATATAGAGTTTAGAGCAAAACTGGTCTGAGAACCTACATCCCATAGGATTTATGTTAAATACTCATTCGAATTATTGCTTCAAGCAAATTACATACACACTAGCGATATTTTCTTTCAAGCCGGGAGGAAATCACTCAACATTCAGATGAGGAAGTGTGATTTTGCATACGTGTTCTATGGAAATAGTAAATAATGGACTTCACCTAGTCTGCAGTGTATTATGGGGTTCAGAATAAAATACGAGTGCAATTGGCAATTTCAAATGCGGCTTTGGAGAGAAAACATTTAATTGACTGAAAGATTTGCTTCTGACTTGAGGCCCGGGAACATTCCCAGTTTTAACTGTAGTGTTGCATTCCTGGGAAGTTCTGTTCCATAGCTTCCTTTGCAAATTCATGTAGATGGATTTCTTTAGCTCTGACAGTTTCCTCCAAACCTTTCCTATATTCTTCCAGGGCCTTTGCTTATAGACAGGGGAGTTACACCAGGATGGTTAGGTTTCAGGTTaacaaaaagaaacacttttattGTCAATATTAATGGCAAACCTCGATTTTTACAAGGCTTGGGTTTAGCAGTGTGAGCAGATCAAAAGCAGCTTGGTTTGATTTCTCAATATTCTCTGGAGCTTAGACAATTAACTGCAATTTTGCTCCTAAtgaaacaacacaaaaaagttagtTACAGAAATGTTATAGGTAATCTTTTGGCAGAGATTTTTACCTGagtacaacatatcagaatctaaAAAATTTATCTACTGAACTTGAGTTGAGTTTTGCAGGAAAACCCCTTAAGAAAATGTTGTGTGAACTGCGTCCTCGGTTGCAATGCCATGAGCCTGTTTCAGTGTGTGCATTCCAGGCTTGCCTTTCTAGCTGGGTAAGGATCCGGCAGACTGAGGTCTCCTTGGTAATTTGGGTACACCAAGTCTCCAGTTAATGATAGATAATCAGCCTTTGGGTCATTCGGTCATTCTCTTATTACAAACCCCTCCTGCTCTCTCTGATCTCCTTTCAAACTAAATTTCACACAAACAAATAAAGCAAGACAGGGACAAgttcttaaaaaaagagagagaaatattagAAACGCCTGATACAGAACTCTAAACAAGGAAAGGCAAGCTAAAAGAGGATAGGAAAGAACATCTTATCAAAATGAACATGTTGTgtacaaaacattaaaagaaaaggcTCTGGTTTTTGTTAAAgtgacagaaaattaaaataaaaataattgcaggCACCAAAGTTATAAACAGGGAAGGCAGGATGCTAGCTGGAAATGCGCAGCACTAGGGAGCTAATTTGTTGTTACAGATTCTATATCTGCACCCTGATTGGAGAAGTGCTACTTTGTTCCATTTTCCAGAAGAGAATGGTTTTTCTTCTTAATACTTGTGTGAATGCCCACTTAAGTTAACACAGGCCACAACTTTGAGGAATGAGAAATGGAATTGCATTCTGCTTGCGAAACATCCAACTTCAAATGAAGAAATTGGttgtgtacaaaaaaaaaaagagcagaatttCATTCAGAATACGTTTGGAGACTTCACTAAATTGGTGTGACTgatgctgttttgttttgctgacaGAAGGCACAGATCATTCATGGGGAAGTATAACCGAAACCAGTCCTCTCCACCCTCTGGGGGTCTTCACTTTCCCAGTCTACATCTGCCTGTGACTCCAGAAAGACAAACTGCAGATTGGCCAAGGTACATCTCAGATCAGATCCCTCTGGGAAAAGCGCGGGAATGCTTGGGTCTAGTAGTTAGGAGCTCTGGTGAGAGCGCCCCTAGTGCCATTTTCCCATCCATGCCCTTGACGGTCCCCTTTGGTCTAAATTCAAGGTTCTAGACAGTCAAAGTCTACCTGCTGGGTGTCCACTCTCAAGCCATAGGTTTTCAATCCTAAAAGGGATTAGGACCTTGGCTCAAAATGTGGTCAACGCAGTGATCAAATTAGGAGGGCAGCTGGGAGATGGCAGCAGGGGATGAAAGTATGACTCCTACTTCGTCCCTAACTGGGTCTGGCACCCCTTGATTTGCCAGTATGCTGGCAAACAACCCATCTCTCTTGGAGAATCCACACTTCGTTTCTTCTAGGTCCAGCCTAAATGTTacctcctccagggagccttTCCAGATActgcttctcctctctccccCAACTCCCTCCCACAAATGAAGTTTTCTCTTCTGAATTCCTTCCTGGTGCTGTcacttatattcttttgggtagatCTCTGGGCATGCATATGTCACCTCCTGTGACTGTGGGTTTCTTGACAACCTAATCAATGCATTGAACAAAGGAGATATTTAGACAACCcatataaaatgaataagagaAATAGGGTGAATACCGTCTACCCCAATTGCAATCAGATTAGTTTCCTTTATTTTGAAAACGATTAGAACTAGTAGAGGAGTTAGATGTCGCCCACTAGGGAACAAATCTTCATCTCCAAGCCGTCCTCTGGCTCGATCGGGCCTGCACTGGGTCTGCATCAACTTGCTGGCTCAGAGGGAGGCTCAGCCCCAGCCTGGCCTTCCTGGTGCCCACTCCCAACATCCTGAGCAGGGCCGACTCTAGGCACCCCACGATTAGCTGAGTGATCTAGGGCGAGGACCTAGGAGTCTCTAAgtcttagtttccccatctgaacAATGGGGATAATGACACGTACCTGGGGTGGGCAGGCTAGAGTAAATGGGAAAATCAAAGCCCCAGCCAGAGCGGGTCGCGCTCAGTTAGTATTCCTGTAttttctcctcctgcctctttGGTTTCTTCTGTTGCGTTCTAGCTGCCTGAAGACCCAGCCCGACAGCTATGCCTGCCAGCCCGCGTCGCCCACCAGG
This genomic interval from Gorilla gorilla gorilla isolate KB3781 chromosome 3, NHGRI_mGorGor1-v2.1_pri, whole genome shotgun sequence contains the following:
- the HAND2 gene encoding heart- and neural crest derivatives-expressed protein 2, with translation MSLVGGFPHHPVVHHEGYPFAAAAAAAAAAAASRCSHEENPYFHGWLIGHPEMSPPDYSMALSYSPEYASGAAGLDHSHYGGVPPGAGPPGLGGPRPVKRRGTANRKERRRTQSINSAFAELRECIPNVPADTKLSKIKTLRLATSYIAYLMDLLAKDDQNGEAEAFKAEIKKTDVKEEKRKKELNEILKSTVSSNDKKTKGRTGWPQHVWALELKQ